The Henckelia pumila isolate YLH828 chromosome 2, ASM3356847v2, whole genome shotgun sequence genome includes a window with the following:
- the LOC140878188 gene encoding GDSL esterase/lipase At1g29670-like, translating into MICIISFFMQSHVHSTQSQQQVPCLFLFGASLTDNGNNNMLRTLLKANYLPYGIDFPAGPTGRFSNGQNIPDFIAKLLGFNNPISPFATATDSAILKGVNYASAGAGILDDTGRALGDDISMNRQLSNHLMTMSRLARILGPSQVQNYLNKCVYTVEMGSNDYVNNYIQPQNYPSSALFTPDKFAAFLIQKLSTQLQALYTSGARKVAIYGLPQLGCIPQVLTMFPANASGCVDFVNDYVQLFNNRLKPLVDNLNANVAGAKFTYINITSISSFNPSSIGITVLNAPCCAVSSVGVCVPNRAPCIDRDLYIFYDNYHTTEIVNGLIASRSYNSLLPMDAYPYDIRHLAQQ; encoded by the exons ATGATTTGTATAATAAGCTTTTTCATGCAATCCCATGTACATAGTACTCAAAGCCAACAGCAAGTCCCATGTCTGTTTCTCTTCGGAGCTTCTTTAACAGATAATGGAAATAATAATATGCTCAGAACATTGCTCAAGGCAAATTATCTACCCTACGGGATCGATTTCCCCGCCGGCCCGACCGGAAGATTTAGCAACGGCCAAAATATCCCGGATTTTATCG CTAAGTTGCTAGGATTCAATAATCCCATCTCGCCTTTCGCAACAGCTACAGATTCCGCCATCTTGAAAGGGGTAAATTATGCGTCCGCCGGAGCAGGAATCCTCGACGATACCGGAAGAGCActg GGTGACGACATCAGTATGAACAGACAGTTATCGAATCATCTGATGACAATGTCTCGTTTGGCACGTATACTCGGCCCGAGTCAAGTCCAAAACTACCTCAACAAGTGCGTGTACACCGTGGAAATGGGGAGCAACGATTATGTTAACAATTATATACAGCCACAAAATTACCCATCAAGTGCATTATTTACACCAGACAAATTTGCAGCATTCTTGATTCAAAAATTATCTACACAACTCCag GCCTTGTACACGAGCGGGGCAAGAAAGGTGGCGATTTATGGTCTTCCACAACTAGGTTGCATCCCACAAGTGTTGACGATGTTTCCGGCTAACGCGTCGGGGTGTGTCGATTTCGTGAACGACTACGTGCAACTATTCAACAACAGGTTGAAGCCTCTGGTGGACAACCTCAATGCCAATGTAGCTGGTGCAAAGTttacatacataaacatcaCCAGCATCTCAAGTTTTAATCCTTCTTCTATTG GTATTACGGTTTTGAATGCTCCATGTTGTGCGGTATCATCGGTCGGAGTGTGTGTTCCGAACCGGGCCCCGTGTATCGACAGGGATCTATATATTTTCTATGATAACTATCATACCACAGAGATAGTGAATGGCTTGATAGCTTCCAGATCTTACAATTCCCTGTTACCCATGGATGCATATCCATATGACATTAGACACCTTGCTCAGCAATAA
- the LOC140885208 gene encoding GDSL esterase/lipase At1g29670-like: MAHIIVHTKWVMILMLCILISMIHGQQVPCLFFMGDSLSDNGNNNMRLTLAKANYQPYGIDYPGGPTGRFTNNKNVPDYLAQSLGFADSIPPFATAGLSVLKGGVNYASGGAGILDETGRALGDVISLNRQLLNHQITISRLSLLVGPFRVTAYLNKCLYVVNMGSNDYINNYLQPLVYPSSKIFTPDQFAQRLIQQYSRQLKSLYSSGARKVAVSGLGFLGCIPQLLASTPANASGCVDYVNNYVQLFNNRLKPLVDNLNANLPGAKFTYINTTSISLGIDLVALGIRVFNAPCCIVSAGGQCEPNQVPCSNRNQFLFYDNFHPTGIINQAAAARTYNAVSPSDASPYDINQLAQQ, encoded by the exons ATGGCTCATATTATCGTTCATACAAAATGGGTTATGATTCTTATGCTATGCATATTAATATCTATGATCCATGGCCAGCAAGTCCCGTGTCTGTTCTTCATGGGAGATTCATTATCTGATAATGGAAATAATAATATGCGTCTCACACTGGCCAAGGCAAATTATCAGCCTTACGGGATTGATTATCCCGGCGGCCCGACCGGAAGGTTCACCAACAATAAGAACGTTCCAGATTATCTGG CTCAGTCGCTAGGATTTGCTGATTCAATCCCGCCTTTTGCAACGGCTGGATTAAGTGTCCTGAAAGGAGGAGTTAATTATGCGTCGGGAGGAGCAGGAATCCTCGATGAGACAGGAAGAGCACta GGTGATGTAATCAGTTTGAACAGACAGTTATTGAATCATCAAATCACAATCTCCCGTTTGTCACTTTTGGTCGGCCCGTTTCGAGTCACAGCATACCTCAACAAGTGCTTGTATGTGGTGAATATGGGGAGCAATGACTATATTAACAATTATTTACAGCCACTAGTTTACCCGTCGAGTAAAATATTTACACCAGATCAGTTTGCTCAACGCTTGATTCAACAATATTCTCGGCAGCTCAAG AGCTTGTACAGCAGTGGGGCAAGAAAGGTGGCGGTTTCCGGTCTCGGGTTTCTAGGCTGCATTCCTCAGCTGTTGGCTTCTACTCCGGCTAATGCATCGGGATGTGTCGATTATGTTAACAACTACGTGCAACTATTCAACAACAGGCTGAAGCCTCTGGTGGACAACCTGAACGCCAATCTACCCGGTGCGAAATTTACCTACATAAACACCACCAGCATTTCACTCGGCATTGATCTTGTTGCTCTTG GAATTAGGGTTTTCAATGCACCATGCTGTATAGTATCAGCAGGAGGGCAGTGTGAACCAAACCAGGTTCCATGTAGCAACAGAAATCAATTTCTTTTCTACGACAATTTTCATCCCACAGGTATAATAAATCAGGCTGCAGCTGCCCGAACATATAATGCTGTTTCGCCGTCCGACGCGTCTCCGTACGACATCAATCAGCTTGCTCAACAATAA